Proteins encoded in a region of the Methylobacterium radiotolerans JCM 2831 genome:
- a CDS encoding glycosyltransferase has product MAVGTHGDVLPFIALGHELLKRGHGVSLAAPAPFEAMARRAGLAFQPLGTVADYEAVIRQPDLWHPQQGFRPMFDYALQVAEAACLWLGATRARGVDLRVVASPLGWGARLAQDLYDLPTATLHVMPFLIESRYDPPRLPGLPLPRVLPAALRAYVNLGVDKVAVGPFTLPPLNALRARLGLDPVYRLRHWWNSPTGMLLMFPDWYAEPQADWPGQAVQLGFPLVDRFGDVAAMPPELEAFLDAGDPPIVFTYGSAMRQGAGFFDTAVRLCRRMGRRGVLLAPQGGQIPKPLPAGIVHLPYAPLSALLPRSAALVHHGGVGTVAQALAAGVPQLVVPVAFDHFDEGRRLKDRDLGATLSRRAFRPARAARVLGRLLADPAVARACAAARARMAEGPDAIRDACDYVERLTSAEAGSGAS; this is encoded by the coding sequence GTGGCCGTCGGCACACATGGCGATGTGCTGCCGTTCATCGCGCTGGGGCACGAGCTCCTGAAGCGCGGTCACGGCGTCTCGCTCGCGGCCCCGGCCCCGTTCGAGGCGATGGCCCGCCGGGCGGGCCTCGCCTTCCAGCCCCTGGGTACGGTGGCGGATTACGAGGCGGTGATCCGCCAGCCGGATCTCTGGCACCCGCAGCAGGGCTTCCGCCCGATGTTCGATTACGCCCTGCAGGTCGCCGAGGCGGCCTGCCTGTGGCTCGGCGCGACCCGCGCCCGGGGGGTCGACCTGCGGGTGGTCGCCTCGCCGCTGGGCTGGGGTGCGCGGCTCGCGCAGGACCTCTACGATCTGCCGACCGCGACGCTGCACGTCATGCCGTTCCTGATCGAGAGCCGGTACGATCCGCCGCGCCTGCCGGGCCTGCCGCTGCCGCGCGTGCTGCCGGCCGCCCTGCGGGCCTACGTGAATCTCGGCGTCGACAAGGTGGCGGTCGGCCCGTTCACGCTGCCGCCGCTGAACGCCCTGCGGGCGCGTCTCGGCCTCGATCCGGTCTACCGGCTGCGGCACTGGTGGAACAGCCCGACCGGCATGCTCCTGATGTTCCCCGACTGGTACGCGGAGCCGCAGGCCGACTGGCCGGGCCAGGCGGTGCAGCTCGGCTTCCCGCTGGTCGACCGGTTCGGCGACGTGGCGGCCATGCCGCCGGAGCTGGAAGCGTTCCTCGACGCGGGCGACCCGCCGATCGTGTTCACCTACGGCTCGGCCATGCGCCAGGGCGCCGGCTTCTTCGACACCGCGGTGCGGCTGTGCCGGCGCATGGGCCGGCGCGGCGTCCTGCTCGCCCCCCAGGGCGGGCAGATCCCGAAGCCGCTGCCGGCCGGGATCGTCCACCTTCCCTACGCGCCCCTGAGCGCCCTGCTGCCGCGCAGCGCGGCGCTGGTCCATCACGGCGGCGTCGGCACGGTCGCGCAGGCCCTGGCGGCGGGCGTCCCGCAGCTCGTGGTGCCGGTGGCCTTCGACCATTTCGACGAGGGGCGGCGGCTGAAGGATCGGGATCTGGGCGCCACCCTGAGCCGCCGCGCCTTCCGGCCCGCGCGCGCGGCGCGCGTGCTCGGGCGGCTCCTCGCCGACCCCGCGGTGGCGCGGGCCTGCGCGGCGGCCCGGGCTCGGATGGCGGAAGGCCCCGATGCCATCCGCGACGCCTGCGATTACGTGGAGCGGCTGACGAGCGCGGAGGCCGGTTCCGGCGCATCCTGA